The Papaver somniferum cultivar HN1 unplaced genomic scaffold, ASM357369v1 unplaced-scaffold_33, whole genome shotgun sequence genome includes a window with the following:
- the LOC113342017 gene encoding uncharacterized protein LOC113342017, which yields MSGSNPSSPNSPVHDNISSQNNETLINSSALPRTLDPYIIHPSDNPATVLSSPLLQGDNYGSWVRGITKSLNAKGKLGFVDGSLPPPTDPLQFQCWKRCDDLVGSWILNSCQPDIRASCLYAANSHAIWKDLQIRFCVSNTPILFRLKYSIASIKHESMPVSLYYSKIKTLWDQYDSLVASTEACICGAGKHMLERLERERAMEFLQGLHDRFSNLRSQILTIDPSQSALRIFNLVQQEEEQQHITHTPLPTVDAAALASTRNLQSSSHPPSNQNKRQRPFCDYCNRLGHVRDKCYRLHGFPPANSSQQQPLANANLHMTAAAAALSTDPYAASHALPSLYADQYARLLALINPAPDSAQPDARANFAGPCNESSDWSG from the exons ATGTCTGGATCTAATccatcttctcccaactctccagTGCATGACAACATCTCTTCCCAAAACAATGAAACTCTGATCAATTCTTCAGCTCTTCCTAGAACTCTAGACCCTTATATCATTCATCCTAGTGATAACCCTGCAACTGTGCTATCCTCTCCTCTTTTACAAGGAGACAACTACGGTTCCTGGGTTAGGGGAATCACCAAGTCTCTGAATGCCAAGGGCAAGCTTGGTTTCGTTGATGGCTCCCTTCCTCCTCCAACAGATCCGTTGCAGTTTCAATGCTGGAAGAGATGTGATGATCTCGTGGGAAGTTGGATTCTAAACTCTTGTCAACCAGATATCAGGGCTAGCTGCCTGTATGCTGCCAACTCTCATGCTATCTGGAAAGATCTGCAAATCAGGTTTTGTGTCTCCAATACCCCTATTCTGTTTCGTTTAAAATATTCAATTGCTTCAATCAAACATGAATCAATGCCTGTGTCTCTTTACTATAGCAAAATAAAAACTCTTTGGGATCAATATGACTCCCTGGTTGCTTCTACGGAAGCATGTATATGTGGTGCTGGCAAGCACATGCTTGAAAGACTCGAAAGAGAGCGTGCCATGGAGTTTCTGCAGGGATTACACGACAGGTTTTCCAACCTTCGTAGTCAGATACTCACCATTGATCCCTCCCAAAGTGCACTTCGTATCTTCAATCTTGTTCAGCAGGAGGAGGAACAGCAGCATATAACCCATACTCCTTTGCCAACTGTTGATGCTGCTGCTCTTGCTTCGACTCGAAATCTCCAGTCCAGCTCTCATCCGCCATCCAATCAGAACAAGCGTCAGCGTCCCTTTTGCGACTATTGTAACAGACTAGGACATGTTCGAGACAAGTGCTACAGGCTCCATGGTTTTCCCCCTGCCAACAGTTCTCAACAGCAGCCTTTGGCTAATGCAAATCTGCACatgactgctgctgctgcagctctgtCAACTGACCCATATGCTGCATCACACGCTCTTCCCTCCCTGTATGCCGATCAGTATGCTCGCCTTTTGGCCTTGATCAACCCTGCACCAGACTCTGCACAACCTGATGCTCGTGCCAATTTTGCAG GACCGTGTAACGAAAGCAGTGATTGGTCGGGCTGA